The following are from one region of the Muntiacus reevesi chromosome 3, mMunRee1.1, whole genome shotgun sequence genome:
- the G6PC2 gene encoding LOW QUALITY PROTEIN: glucose-6-phosphatase 2 (The sequence of the model RefSeq protein was modified relative to this genomic sequence to represent the inferred CDS: deleted 2 bases in 1 codon; substituted 1 base at 1 genomic stop codon), with protein MDFFHRNGVLIIQHLQKDYRAYYNFLYFMSNVGDPRNIFSIYFPLWFQLNQTVGTKMILVAVIGDWFNLIFKWILFGHRPYXWVQETQIYPNHSSPCLEQFPTTCETGPGSPSGHAMGSSCVWYIMVTAALSHTISQMDKSSITLHRLTWSFLWSLFWLIQISVCISRVFIAKYFPHQVILGVIGGVLVAEVSECTPGIRTASLSAYLKTNLFLFLLALGFYLLLRLLDIDLLWSVPIAKNWCANPDWIHIDTTPFAGLVRNLGVLFGLGFAMHSEMFLRSCGGENGYRLSFRLLCALASLTTLQLYHFIKIPTDTKYLFYLLSFCKSASIPLTVVALIPYCIYMLMKPMQNSLIRIGWRLKPPGGIHMAASCFCKLKLLRQLEEELLTALEKMPAFNIDGKDSTGSKLFAKNHYVLKKLLGTRLGKERRVAAVFLPSGVCGTDQGLPPGVITAILLSPSPLLVHVGAATSALGQMAGGKQSRLQQLLNEVQESGSACPPALPSTVHGFCPSGHSMVTVHPGKKKGGQQMWYLQPRLYSRRKSLHRDLCLYLVDQSSHMVSSSCKSLGRKHWTRDINNTPPYDSSGLICRISFVGHGKKTFTQGKIHYFHFMLGFGERKDSNQCERGEEEYKTQDRAPRSSRTAESSPVNEDFTTPVLYLEFIHQHS; from the exons ATGGATTTCTTTCATAGGAATGGAGTGCTCATTATTCAGCATTTGCAGAAGGACTACCGAGCTTACtacaattttctatattttatgtcCAATGTTGGAGACCCCCGAAatatcttttctatttattttccactTTGGTTTCAACTTAATCAGACAGTTGGAACTAAGATGATATTGGTAGCAGTCATTGGGGATTGGttcaatcttatttttaaatg GATATTATTTGGTCATCGGCCTTACTGATGGGTCCAAGAAACTCAGATTTACCCAAATCACTCAAGTCCATGCCTTGAACAGTTCCCCACTACATGCGAAACAGGTCCAG GAAGTCCATCTGGCCATGCAATGGGTTCATCATGTGTCTGGTATATCATGGTGACAGCGGCCCTGAGCCACACGATCAGTCAGATGGATAAGTCTTCTATCACTCTGCACAG ACTGACTTGGTCATTTCTTTGGAGTCTTTTTTGGTTGATTCAAATCAGTGTCTGCATCTCCAGAGTATTCATAGCAAAATATTTTCCTCATCAAGTTATTCTTGGAGTAATTGGTG GCGTCCTGGTAGCGGAGGTCTCTGAATGCACTCCGGGTATCCGAACAGCCAGCCTGAGCGCATACCTGAAGACcaatctcttcctcttcctgcttGCACTTGGCTTTTACCTGCTTCTCAGACTTCTTGACATTGACCTGCTGTGGTCCGTGCCCATAGCCAAGAACTGGTGCGCCAACCCCGACTGGATT CACATTGACACCACGCCTTTTGCCGGACTTGTGAGAAACCTCGGGGTCCTCTTTGGCTTGGGCTTTGCGATGCACTCAGAGATGTTCCTCAGGAGCTGTGGAGGAGAAAACGGCTACAGGCTGAGCTTCCGGCTGCTCTGTGCCCTGGCCTCGTTGACCACCCTGCAGCTCTACCACTTCATCAAGATCCCCACTGACACCAAGTATTTGTTTTACCTGCTGTCTTTCTGTAAAAGTGCGTCCATCCCACTGACTGTGGTTGCCCTGATTCCCTACTGTATTTATATGTTAATGAAACCAATGCAAAACAGCTTAATTAGAATTGGGTGGAGG TTGAAGCCTCCTGGAGGGATTCATATGGCGGCGAGCTGCTTTTGCAAATTGAAACTGCTTAGACAGCTAGAGGAAGAGCTTCTCACTGCCTTGGAGAAAATGCCTGCCTTTAATATTGATGGAAAAGACTCTACTGGTTCCAAATTATTTGCCAAAA ACCACTATGTTCTAAAGAAGCTGCTGGGGACCAGACTGGGTAAGGAGAGAAGGGTGGCAGCTGTGTTCCTGCCTAGCGGGGTTTGCGGCACAGACCAGGGGCTGCCCCCAGGAGTGATCACGGCCATCCTCCTCAGCCCGTCTCCACTGCTGGTGCATGTGGGAGCAGCAACCTCTGCCCTGGGACA GATGGCTGGGGGTAAGCAGTCCAGGCTGCAACAGCTGCTCAACGAGGTCCAAGAATCAGGTTCAGCctgtcctcctgctctgccaTCCACAGTGCATGGCTTCTGTCCAAGTGGCCACAGCATGGTCACTGTGCatccaggaaagaagaaagggggaCAGCAAATGTGGTATCTTCAACCCAGGCTTTATTCCAGAAGGAAAAGCCTCCACAGAGACTTGTGCCTGTATTTAGTTGACCAGAGCAGTCACATGGTCTCCTCTAGCTGCAAGAGTCTGGGAAG GAAACACTGGACCAGAGACATAAATAATACACCACCATATGATAGCTCAGGCTTAATTTGCAGAATTTCATTTGTTGGCCATGGGAAGAAAACATTTACACAAGGTAAAATCCACTATTTTCACTTCATGCTGGGATTTGGAGAAAGAAAGGACAGCAACCAATGTGAACGGGGTGAAGAGGAGTACAAGACCCAGGATAGAGCCCCCCGCTCCAGCCGTACAGCAGAATCTAGTCCAGTAAATGAGGACTTCACCACCCCCGTACTATACCTTGAATTTATACATCAACATTCCTGA